From Schistocerca americana isolate TAMUIC-IGC-003095 chromosome 9, iqSchAmer2.1, whole genome shotgun sequence, the proteins below share one genomic window:
- the LOC124551263 gene encoding cuticle protein 79-like produces MKTLLVAVALLAVAQCMPEPEPEAKAAPGFLSGGYGGGFGGGYGGGYGGGYGGGYGGGLGGGLGGVGLAAAPAIGIAAAPAVGIAAAPATLVRTRVVPGPARLVQPPPVVQRQLIQPPPIVQTRLIQPPAQLVQGPPQVIHEQTPAVIKTAVPAIAAAPAIGFGYKSLLH; encoded by the exons ATGAAGACTCTTCTG GTCGCTGTAGCGCTGCTGGCCGTGGCCCAGTGCATGCCTGAGCCAGAGCCCGAGGCAAAGGCAGCCCCCGGCTTCCTGAGCGGCGGTTACGGAGGCGGCTTCGGCGGCGGCTACGGAGGCGGCTACGGAGGCGGCTACGGAGGCGGCTACGGAGGTGGACTGGGAGGCGGCCTGGGAGGCGTTGGCCTCGCCGCCGCTCCCGCTATCGGCATCGCTGCTGCCCCCGCTGTTGGCATCGCCGCCGCCCCCGCAACCTTGGTGCGCACCCGAGTGGTGCCTGGACCGGCTCGCCTGGTGCAGCCGCCCCCAGTGGTGCAGAGGCAGTTGATCCAGCCTCCCCCCATCGTGCAGACCCGCCTGATCCAGCCCCCTGCCCAGCTCGTTCAGGGACCACCTCAGGTCATCCACGAGCAG ACTCCAGCGGTGATCAAGACTGCTGTGCCCGCAATCGCTGCTGCCCCAGCCATCGGCTTCGGCTACAAATCTCTGCTTCACTAA